The genomic stretch AGCCATGATCAACCCGCAGAGATTCATCAAAGCAGGTGGTGATTGCCGGCATCACGCCGCGCCATTTCATTGTGTTCGCTCCTTAAACCCTGACTTCAGGCCCACTCTCTTCAGTTGCCATAAGGCTCTCGACTCGCGCCTCGATTATCGGTGGACGCACCGATTCGGCACTCCAGCCAAATAGAAATTCTGTCGCAGCGCCGCAGATGCGGCCTTGACACGGCCCCATGCCGCAACGCGTATACAACTTTGCTTCGCGCCAACTTCGACATCGCGCCAGCCGGTCGAAGCGCACATCCTCACAGCGACATATGAACGTGTCTTCGCGCGCGAGCTTCTTCAGTTCTTCGCGCAACTCAAATGCATTCTCCACCGCATTCGCGAATTCACGATGACGTGTTCGTGCTCGGAAAAGCCTCCGGGCCTTTTGCGGCTGTCCTGCGGCCACGGATCCTGCAATCTGGCCTTCGACAATGGCGAGATCAACGCCGCCGATTCCTGTCGGCTCTCCAGCGCAGTAGACGTTTGCGATGGAGGTCTGCTGCAGTTCGTTCACCGGTACAGCTCCAGCGTTGATCTCGCAGCCCAGCAAGCTGGCGAGTTCCAGATTAGGTACCAGATGAAAACCGCACGCAAGATAGTCACATTCGATCTCGAACTTTTTTGCTCCCTGCTGGAGAACAACGCTGCGCAGACAATCGTCACCCTTCGCTTCTACCGCCCAACAGCCAAATCGAAACGGAATGCCGGCCAAACTGCCGAATA from Terriglobales bacterium encodes the following:
- a CDS encoding FAD/NAD(P)-binding oxidoreductase; protein product: MNRQSWDIVVAGGGPAGIAAAVSAAECGASVLLLDDNPALGGQIWRGEEANPSVRAARKWNQRLKSLSVEILRGFRIFDQVRPGVLVAESADGMREINYARLILCTGARERFLPFPGWTLPNVMGAGGLQALAKAGVPIRDKHVIVAGTGPLLLPVAVYLKRHGAKVELIAEQAPGKSVVAFGSTLWRYPRKLAQALGIFGSLAGIPFRFGCWAVEAKGDDCLRSVVLQQGAKKFEIECDYLACGFHLVPNLELASLLGCEINAGAVPVNELQQTSIANVYCAGEPTGIGGVDLAIVEGQIAGSVAAGQPQKARRLFRARTRHREFANAVENAFELREELKKLAREDTFICRCEDVRFDRLARCRSWREAKLYTRCGMGPCQGRICGAATEFLFGWSAESVRPPIIEARVESLMATEESGPEVRV